The Sylvia atricapilla isolate bSylAtr1 chromosome 5, bSylAtr1.pri, whole genome shotgun sequence genome includes a window with the following:
- the GALNT4 gene encoding polypeptide N-acetylgalactosaminyltransferase 4, with protein MRIRLARRWTWVRKSCVFLGFLMIAYFVVELSVSSFGASLAGESITKGKWERRFSDRAEEAVDLARPVYDKPPPDPYAPGEWGKPSRPQLSPEEKKQEEELIEKYAINIYLSDKISLHRHIEDNRLSGCKTKSYNYRRLPTTSVIIAFYNEAWSTLLRTIHSVLETSPSVLLKEIILVDDLSDKVYLKAELEKYISSLKRVRLIRTNKREGLVRARLIGATFATGDVLTFLDCHCECVSGWLEPLLERIAENETVIVCPVIDTIDWKTFEYYMQTAEPMIGGFDWRLTFQWHSVPKHERLRRKSETDPIRSPTMAGGLFAVSKKYFEYLGTYDTGMDVWGGENLELSFRVWQCGGMLEIHPCSHVGHVFPKRAPYARPNFLQNTARAAEVWMDEFKDHFYNRNPSARKENYGDISERKILRERLKCKSFHWYLKNVFAELHVPEDRPGWHGAIRSTGIPSECLDYVLQEHNPTGSHLSLFGCHGQGGNQFFEYTSNQEIRFNSVTELCAEVPEREDFIGMRSCPKDGFPIPEIIIWHFKEDGTIYHPHSGKCLTAYRTTEGHADVQMRTCNAGDKNQIWKFEK; from the coding sequence TCGGCTTCTTAATGATCGCTTACTTTGTGGTCGAGCTGTCGGTTTCTTCCTTCGGTGCCTCCCTCGCCGGCGAGAGCATCACTaaagggaaatgggaaaggcGCTTTTCTGACAGAGCAGAAGAAGCTGTCGATTTGGCTCGTCCAGTTTATGACAAACCCCCACCTGATCCTTATGCTCCAGGAGAGTGGGGTAAACCCTCACGCCCACAGCTGAGtcctgaggaaaagaaacaggaagaagagTTGATAGAGAAGtatgcaataaatatttatttaagtgATAAAATTTCTCTCCACCGGCACATTGAAGATAATCGACTCAGTGGTTGCAAAACTAAATCTTACAACTACAGAAGACTGCCCACAACATCTGTTATAATTGCTTTCTACAATGAAGCCTGGTCAACGCTTCTGCGGACTATACATAGTGTTCTTGAAACATCACCTTCAGtgcttctgaaagaaattatacTGGTGGATGACCTGAGCGATAAAGTGTATTTGAAGGCTGAACTCGAAAAATACATAAGCAGTCTGAAAAGAGTTCGCCTGATAAGAACCAACAAACGAGAAGGATTGGTTCGTGCACGCTTGATTGGCGCTACCTTCGCTACCGGTGATGTTCTCACATTCCTAGATTGTCACTGTGAATGTGTTTCCGGCTGGCTGGAACCACTGCTTGAGAGGATTGCTGAGAATGAGACTGTTATTGTTTGTCCTGTCATTGACACCATCGACTGGAAAACGTTTGAGTACTACATGCAAACGGCAGAGCCCATGATTGGGGGGTTTGACTGGCGCCTGACGTTCCAGTGGCACTCGGTGCCTAAACACGAACGTCTCCGGCGCAAATCTGAAACCGATCCAATTAGATCCCCAACTATGGCTGGTGGCTTGTTTGCTGTCAGCAAGAAGTATTTTGAGTACCTGGGAACCTATGATACAGGAATGGATGTTTGGGGAGGGGAGAACTTAGAATTGTCGTTTAGAGTTTGGCAGTGTGGAGGCATGTTGGAAATTCATCCGTGCTCCCACGTGGGCCATGTGTTTCCAAAGCGCGCGCCCTATGCTAGGCCAAACTTCCTTCAGAACACAGCACGTGCTGCTGAGGTGTGGATGGATGAGTTCAAAGATCACTTTTACAACAGAAATCCttcagcaaggaaagaaaactatggagacatttctgaaagaaagattCTTAGAGAGCGTTTGAAATGCAAGAGTTTTCactggtatttaaaaaatgtatttgctgaGTTGCACGTACCAGAAGATCGCCCAGGCTGGCACGGTGCTATCCGAAGCACAGGAATACCTTCAGAGTGCCTTGACTATGTGTTACAGGAACATAATCCTACCGGCTCTCACCTTTCTCTCTTTGGCTGTCATGGTCAAGGAGGCAACCAATTCTTTGAATATACGTCAAATCAGGAGATTAGATTTAACTCTGTAACTGAGCTATGCGCTGAAGTCCCTGAGCGTGAGGACTTCATAGGTATGAGGAGCTGCCCAAAAGATGGATTTCCCATCCCAGAAATTATTATCTGGCACTTCAAAGAAGATGGGACTATTTATCATCCTCATTCGGGGAAGTGCCTTACTGCTTATCGTACGACTGAGGGGCATGCTGATGTGCAAATGAGAACTTGTAATGCTGGagataaaaatcagatttggaaatttgaaaaataa